The Thermosynechococcus sp. genome has a segment encoding these proteins:
- a CDS encoding ABC transporter ATP-binding protein produces METLYHLDPKLTATQHLRIEGVSKSYPSANGTHVVLQDIHLEVRSGEFVCFIGHSGCGKTTLLNIVAGFTAPTQGEVTLNGLPVRRPGPDRMMVFQNYALLPWLTAYENIDLAVKSVYPQKTRQHRRQIVEEYLELVGLTPAAHKRPAQLSGGMKQRVAIARALAIRPEVLLLDEPFGALDAITKEELQDELLKIWRRHRLTVLMITHDIDEALYLADRVVMMTNGPAAHIGEIVEVPFPRPRRRSRLLENPQYYDLRNQVLDFLYTRFGQ; encoded by the coding sequence ATGGAAACTCTCTATCACCTTGACCCAAAGCTGACTGCGACCCAACACCTGCGCATTGAGGGGGTGAGCAAGTCCTACCCTAGCGCCAATGGCACCCATGTGGTGCTGCAGGATATTCACCTTGAGGTGCGCAGTGGTGAGTTTGTCTGTTTTATTGGCCATTCTGGCTGTGGCAAAACCACACTCTTGAACATCGTTGCTGGTTTTACAGCCCCCACCCAAGGAGAAGTTACACTCAATGGGCTGCCCGTGCGTCGTCCGGGGCCGGATCGCATGATGGTGTTTCAAAATTATGCGCTGCTGCCTTGGTTGACGGCCTACGAGAACATTGACCTGGCGGTGAAGTCGGTCTATCCCCAGAAAACACGCCAACACCGTCGTCAAATTGTCGAAGAGTACTTGGAACTGGTGGGCCTGACGCCGGCGGCCCACAAACGCCCTGCCCAACTGTCGGGGGGGATGAAACAGCGGGTGGCGATCGCCCGTGCCTTGGCGATTCGACCGGAGGTACTGCTGCTCGACGAGCCTTTTGGTGCCCTCGATGCCATCACCAAGGAAGAGTTGCAGGATGAACTCCTAAAAATTTGGCGCCGCCACCGGCTGACGGTACTCATGATTACCCACGATATTGATGAGGCACTCTACCTTGCGGATCGGGTGGTGATGATGACCAATGGCCCTGCTGCCCACATTGGTGAGATTGTCGAGGTTCCCTTTCCACGCCCGCGGCGGCGATCGCGACTCCTCGAAAACCCGCAGTACTACGATCTGCGTAACCAGGTGCTTGACTTTCTGTATACCCGGTTTGGGCAATAA
- a CDS encoding nitrate ABC transporter ATP-binding protein (This model describes the ATP binding subunits of ATP-binding cassette (ABC) transporters for nitrate transport, or for bicarbonate transport, in bacteria and archaea.) — MAKSLPFLEIDHVDQVFELPGGDRYIALKNIQLEVQKGEFISLVGHSGCGKSTLLNIIAGFQRATSGGVVMAGRQVTEPGPDRMVVFQNYSLLPWKTVYQNVALAVAAVLGHLSKAEQRQRVEAALEQVHLSKAREKFPAQLSGGMKQRVAIARALAIQPEVLLLDEPFGALDALTRGSLQDELMQVCQSSETTCIMVTHDVDEALLLSDRVVLLTNGPEARIGQILKIPFARPRNRHDVLNHPSYYGLRNEMIAFLNQQKRRRSSWSVPAIGPTTPGELTLGFIPLMDSAPLIVAKEMGFFAKYNLDHVTLHREESWQDLVMGVITGRLTGGQMLAAMPLAMTLGLNGQPSQPLMTSLVLSRNGNAITFSRKLWAQGVKTAEDLRAYIQRTGDRPRFGVVHAASMHNLLLRYWLAAAGIDPDQDVELLVVPPPQMVYHLKAGHISGFCVGQPWNSHAVREGIGLIVATDLDIWPGHPEKVLGLRPDWVQANPQQHQALIKALIEACEYCDTIKHRPEIAQLLCRPEYVGCTPADAYTGFVQPLEWGEGMATAFQPRFHQFYVDRSPLPGRLEALWIITQLARWQLTPFPKNWLEIVEQVWRVDFFGAAARDLRILDNEPDCRPFALFDGLCFDPNDPLSYIEATPIRRALDIQTVDLQAVVAV; from the coding sequence ATGGCCAAGTCCTTACCGTTTCTTGAAATTGACCATGTGGATCAGGTCTTTGAACTGCCCGGGGGCGATCGCTACATTGCCCTTAAGAATATCCAACTGGAGGTACAAAAGGGGGAATTTATCTCCTTGGTGGGGCACTCTGGTTGTGGCAAATCGACACTTCTAAACATTATTGCTGGGTTTCAGCGGGCCACCAGTGGGGGTGTGGTGATGGCCGGGCGGCAGGTGACGGAACCGGGTCCGGATCGCATGGTGGTGTTCCAAAACTATTCACTGCTGCCTTGGAAAACAGTGTACCAGAATGTGGCCTTGGCAGTGGCGGCGGTGTTGGGGCATTTGAGCAAGGCAGAGCAACGACAGCGGGTAGAGGCAGCCCTAGAACAGGTGCACCTCAGTAAAGCTCGCGAGAAATTCCCTGCCCAACTGTCGGGGGGGATGAAGCAACGGGTGGCAATTGCCCGTGCCTTGGCGATTCAACCGGAGGTGTTGCTGCTAGACGAGCCCTTTGGTGCCCTTGATGCTTTGACCCGAGGCTCCTTGCAGGATGAGTTAATGCAGGTGTGCCAAAGCAGCGAAACCACTTGCATTATGGTGACCCATGATGTGGATGAGGCATTGCTCCTCTCAGATCGTGTGGTGCTGCTCACCAATGGCCCTGAAGCCCGCATCGGCCAAATTCTGAAAATTCCTTTTGCCCGCCCCCGCAATCGCCATGATGTTTTGAATCATCCCAGCTATTATGGCCTGCGCAATGAGATGATTGCCTTTCTCAACCAGCAGAAACGCCGCCGTTCTTCCTGGTCGGTACCGGCCATTGGGCCAACTACCCCTGGAGAACTGACCCTTGGCTTTATCCCCCTCATGGACAGCGCCCCCCTCATTGTCGCCAAGGAAATGGGCTTTTTTGCCAAGTACAACCTTGACCATGTGACACTGCACCGCGAAGAAAGCTGGCAAGACTTGGTGATGGGGGTGATCACGGGTCGCTTGACGGGGGGGCAAATGTTGGCGGCAATGCCCTTAGCCATGACCTTGGGGCTAAACGGTCAGCCTTCACAACCGCTGATGACCTCTTTGGTTTTGAGTCGCAATGGCAATGCCATCACCTTTAGTCGAAAGCTCTGGGCCCAGGGAGTAAAAACTGCTGAGGACTTGCGAGCCTATATTCAGCGCACGGGCGATCGCCCCCGCTTTGGGGTTGTCCATGCCGCCTCAATGCACAACCTCCTGCTGCGGTACTGGCTGGCTGCTGCAGGCATTGACCCTGACCAAGACGTAGAATTGCTGGTGGTGCCCCCGCCGCAAATGGTTTATCACCTCAAGGCCGGTCACATCAGTGGCTTTTGTGTCGGTCAGCCCTGGAACTCCCATGCAGTGCGCGAGGGCATTGGACTGATCGTTGCTACGGATTTGGATATTTGGCCGGGGCACCCGGAAAAAGTTTTGGGTCTGCGTCCCGACTGGGTGCAGGCCAACCCGCAGCAACACCAAGCACTGATCAAAGCATTGATAGAGGCCTGTGAATATTGCGATACAATCAAGCATCGCCCTGAAATTGCCCAACTGCTTTGTCGGCCAGAGTATGTGGGCTGTACACCGGCGGATGCCTATACGGGTTTTGTTCAGCCCTTGGAGTGGGGGGAGGGCATGGCTACTGCCTTTCAACCCCGGTTTCACCAGTTCTATGTGGATCGCTCCCCCTTGCCTGGGCGCTTGGAAGCCCTGTGGATCATCACCCAGTTAGCTCGTTGGCAACTCACCCCCTTCCCGAAGAACTGGCTGGAAATTGTTGAACAGGTGTGGCGGGTAGATTTCTTTGGAGCGGCAGCGCGAGACCTAAGGATTCTGGACAATGAACCGGATTGCCGCCCTTTCGCCCTCTTTGATGGTCTGTGTTTTGATCCCAACGACCCTCTCAGCTACATTGAAGCGACACCCATCCGCCGTGCTCTCGATATTCAGACCGTTGACCTCCAAGCGGTTGTTGCCGTTTAA
- the ntrB gene encoding nitrate ABC transporter permease gives MVIRSVGLGQSRQYRWIKKLQRSPVLRKVVLGSLGVLCFLVIWQFVCMTELLRLPTPLKVIAETWELIVDPFYKSSGTDVGLGWQILASLRRVAIGFSLAAIIGVGLGMLIGSSRVLYDAVDPILQVLRPVPPLAWLPISLAALRDNEPAAIFVIFITAIWPIIINTIVGVQQIPKDYKNVARVLQLSGKDYFVNILVPATVPYVFTGLRIGIGLSWLAIVAAEMLIGGVGIGFFIWDAWNSSLVSEIIVAVIYVGIVGLVLDRSVAFVGRLLSHGEEPHS, from the coding sequence ATGGTAATTCGTTCTGTGGGTTTAGGTCAGTCTCGGCAATACCGCTGGATCAAAAAACTGCAACGGTCACCGGTATTGCGCAAGGTGGTGCTGGGGAGTTTGGGAGTACTTTGTTTTTTAGTCATTTGGCAGTTTGTCTGTATGACGGAGCTACTGCGGTTACCTACTCCCCTTAAGGTCATTGCCGAAACTTGGGAGCTCATTGTTGATCCTTTCTATAAAAGTAGCGGCACGGATGTAGGGTTGGGGTGGCAAATTCTCGCGAGTCTGCGGCGGGTGGCCATTGGCTTTTCCTTGGCGGCAATCATTGGTGTGGGCTTAGGAATGTTGATCGGCTCTAGCCGGGTGCTCTACGATGCCGTGGATCCGATTTTGCAGGTGTTGCGTCCGGTGCCGCCCCTTGCCTGGTTGCCCATTTCCTTGGCGGCTTTGCGGGACAATGAGCCAGCAGCAATTTTCGTGATTTTCATTACCGCCATTTGGCCAATTATCATTAACACAATTGTCGGTGTGCAGCAGATTCCCAAGGACTACAAAAACGTGGCGCGGGTTTTGCAGCTGTCTGGCAAGGATTATTTCGTGAATATTTTGGTGCCGGCAACAGTGCCCTATGTCTTTACAGGGCTGCGGATTGGCATTGGGCTGTCCTGGTTGGCCATTGTGGCAGCGGAGATGCTCATTGGCGGTGTCGGCATTGGCTTCTTTATTTGGGATGCCTGGAACAGTTCGCTGGTTAGTGAAATTATTGTTGCTGTGATTTATGTCGGCATTGTCGGCTTGGTGCTGGATCGCTCAGTGGCCTTTGTGGGCCGCTTGCTTAGCCACGGTGAAGAGCCGCATTCCTAG
- a CDS encoding CmpA/NrtA family ABC transporter substrate-binding protein → MANFSRRRFLITAATTAVTLVSHACSNSQQSADVVQPTTLAETPEVTGAKLGFIALTDAAPLIIAKEKGFFAKYGMPDVEVIKQASWGVTRDNLVLGSGGGGIDGAHILTPMPYLMTAGTITGGKKVPMYILARLNTNGQGILLANAYKGLGISTDSSPLKEAFAKTRAERRARNQEENIKIAVTFPGGTHDLWMRYWLAAGGIDPEKDVSIIVVPPPQMVANLKTGTMEAFCVGEPWPLQTVNQKVGWGAVTTGELWKDHPEKSFALRADWVDQHPKATKALLMAVMEAQRWCDQDANKPEMAQILSKREWFKVPVEDILDRSLGKFDFGNGRTLEDKNLMQKYWRDNASYPYQSHDLWFLTEDIRWGYLPAQTDTKALIEQVNREDLWREAAKAIGVPAAEIPTTTSRGVETFFNGVAFDPQNPQAYLSSLSLKKV, encoded by the coding sequence ATGGCGAATTTTTCTCGGCGTCGCTTTCTGATAACCGCCGCCACAACGGCTGTAACATTAGTTTCCCACGCCTGTAGCAACAGCCAGCAAAGTGCTGACGTTGTCCAACCCACCACCCTCGCGGAGACCCCGGAGGTGACGGGTGCAAAACTTGGCTTTATTGCCCTCACGGACGCAGCTCCCCTAATTATTGCCAAGGAAAAGGGCTTTTTTGCCAAGTACGGAATGCCCGATGTGGAGGTGATTAAGCAGGCCTCCTGGGGCGTGACCCGCGACAACTTGGTCTTGGGCTCTGGCGGAGGTGGCATTGACGGTGCCCATATCCTGACGCCGATGCCCTACCTGATGACGGCTGGAACCATTACCGGTGGCAAAAAAGTACCCATGTACATTCTGGCGCGGTTAAACACCAATGGTCAGGGAATCCTCTTGGCCAATGCCTACAAAGGCCTGGGTATTAGCACCGATAGCAGTCCCCTCAAGGAAGCCTTTGCTAAAACGCGAGCTGAACGCCGCGCCCGCAACCAAGAGGAGAACATCAAAATTGCGGTTACCTTTCCGGGGGGCACCCACGACCTGTGGATGCGCTACTGGTTGGCTGCCGGTGGCATTGATCCTGAAAAAGACGTGTCTATAATTGTGGTCCCCCCGCCGCAAATGGTGGCCAATCTCAAAACAGGAACGATGGAGGCGTTTTGTGTCGGTGAGCCGTGGCCCTTGCAAACCGTCAATCAGAAGGTGGGTTGGGGGGCCGTTACCACCGGGGAGTTGTGGAAAGACCACCCTGAAAAATCCTTTGCATTGCGCGCGGATTGGGTCGATCAACATCCAAAGGCTACCAAAGCCCTCCTCATGGCGGTTATGGAAGCTCAGCGGTGGTGTGATCAGGATGCAAACAAACCGGAAATGGCACAAATTCTCTCGAAGCGGGAGTGGTTTAAGGTGCCCGTGGAAGACATTTTGGATCGCTCCCTCGGCAAGTTTGATTTTGGCAATGGTCGCACCCTAGAGGATAAGAACCTGATGCAAAAATACTGGCGGGACAATGCTTCCTATCCCTACCAGAGTCATGATTTGTGGTTCTTGACGGAGGATATACGCTGGGGCTATTTACCGGCGCAGACGGATACCAAAGCCCTAATTGAGCAGGTGAACCGTGAGGACCTATGGCGGGAGGCCGCTAAGGCCATAGGGGTACCGGCGGCGGAAATTCCCACCACCACTTCCCGGGGGGTAGAAACCTTTTTTAATGGGGTCGCCTTTGACCCCCAAAATCCCCAAGCCTATTTGAGTAGTTTGAGTCTGAAGAAAGTTTAG
- a CDS encoding ferredoxin--nitrite reductase: MSNKIEAIKKEKDGLAVKQELERFAAIGWENIPEADRDVRLKWLGIFFRPVTPGKFMMRLRVPNGILSSQQLRTLGEIVDRYGENGSGDITTRQNIQIRGLPIEEIPQVIEQLRTCGLTSVQSGMDNVRNLTGSPVAGIDAAELIDTRPLITKLQAMITNHGQGNPEFSNLPRKFNIAIEGGRDNSVHAEINDLAFVPAYRDRHLGFNVLVGGFFSARRCAAAVPLDAWVPPDDAVVDLCRVILEIFRDHGLRGNRQKARLMWLIDEWGMEKFRAAVAAKLPFALLRAAPKDEIAWDKRDHLGVHRQKQRGLNYVGLHIPVGRLYAPDFYELARIAQVYGQSEVRLTVEQNVIIPHIPDAVLPSLLREPLLGKFRPEPPPLERALVSCTGAQFCNFALIETKNRALALARWLDQQLLLPQPVRIHWTGCPNSCGQPQVADIGLMGTKTRRNGETVDAVDLYMGGKVGKDAKLGTCIKKGIPCDELPEVLRQLLIEQFGAKPRGLEVPPVPTPAVAMMVS; encoded by the coding sequence GTGAGTAACAAAATCGAGGCCATTAAAAAAGAAAAAGATGGCTTGGCGGTTAAACAGGAGTTAGAAAGGTTTGCAGCCATCGGTTGGGAAAACATTCCTGAAGCCGATCGCGATGTCCGCCTCAAATGGCTAGGGATTTTCTTTCGTCCCGTTACCCCTGGCAAATTCATGATGCGGCTGCGAGTACCCAATGGGATTCTCAGCAGTCAACAACTGCGCACTCTTGGCGAAATTGTGGACCGCTACGGCGAGAACGGCAGCGGTGACATTACCACCCGCCAAAATATTCAGATTCGCGGCCTACCCATTGAGGAAATCCCGCAAGTCATCGAGCAACTCCGCACCTGTGGCCTCACCTCAGTTCAGTCGGGGATGGACAATGTGCGCAATCTAACTGGCTCCCCCGTGGCGGGCATTGATGCGGCCGAACTCATTGACACGCGCCCCTTAATTACGAAGTTACAGGCCATGATCACAAATCACGGTCAGGGCAATCCGGAATTTAGTAACCTTCCCCGCAAATTCAACATTGCCATTGAAGGGGGGCGGGATAACTCCGTCCATGCCGAAATTAACGATTTGGCCTTCGTGCCGGCTTATCGAGACAGACACTTAGGCTTCAATGTGCTGGTGGGGGGCTTTTTTTCTGCTCGGCGTTGTGCGGCTGCTGTTCCCCTGGATGCATGGGTGCCTCCCGATGACGCGGTGGTGGACCTCTGCCGTGTCATCCTGGAAATTTTTCGTGACCATGGCCTGCGAGGCAATCGTCAAAAAGCGCGCCTGATGTGGCTCATTGACGAGTGGGGCATGGAAAAATTCCGGGCCGCTGTTGCCGCCAAGCTTCCCTTTGCACTTCTAAGGGCGGCCCCCAAGGATGAAATCGCCTGGGACAAGCGAGATCATTTGGGGGTCCATCGCCAAAAGCAGCGGGGCTTAAACTATGTGGGATTGCACATTCCCGTGGGGCGGCTCTATGCCCCTGACTTCTACGAGCTAGCCCGGATTGCCCAAGTGTATGGTCAGTCAGAAGTCCGCCTCACGGTGGAGCAAAACGTGATCATTCCCCATATACCTGATGCCGTTTTGCCGAGCTTGCTGCGGGAACCTCTCCTTGGCAAGTTTCGGCCGGAACCACCGCCCCTCGAGCGTGCCCTTGTTTCCTGTACCGGCGCACAATTCTGCAACTTTGCCCTCATTGAAACCAAAAATCGTGCCCTCGCCCTTGCTCGCTGGTTAGATCAACAACTGCTACTGCCCCAACCCGTACGCATTCATTGGACTGGCTGTCCCAACTCCTGTGGTCAACCCCAAGTGGCGGACATTGGCCTCATGGGCACGAAAACCCGCCGCAATGGCGAAACGGTGGATGCCGTGGATTTGTACATGGGCGGCAAGGTTGGTAAGGATGCCAAGCTGGGCACCTGTATCAAAAAAGGGATTCCCTGTGATGAACTGCCTGAAGTACTGCGGCAACTGCTAATTGAGCAATTTGGGGCAAAACCAAGGGGATTGGAAGTGCCCCCCGTACCCACGCCGGCGGTGGCCATGATGGTTTCCTAA
- the ahcY gene encoding adenosylhomocysteinase — protein sequence MVSSPIRSEAPVRHDVKDLSLAPLGQQRIEWASREMPVLRQIRDRFEKEKPFAGIRLAACCHVTTETANLAIALKAGGADAVLIASNPLSTQDDVAASLVVNYGIPVFAQKGEDTATYRRHVNIALDHRPQIIIDDGCDVVATLVKERQHQLSDIIGTTEETTTGIVRLKAMFRDGVLTFPAINVNDADTKHFFDNRYGTGQSTLDGIIRATNILLAGKTIVVAGYGWCGKGTALRARGMGANVIVTEIDPVRAIEAVMDGFRVMPMLEAAPLGDIFITVTGNKHVIRAEHFAVMKDGAMVANSGHFDIEIDLATLKTLAKEVRLVRNFTEEYILPSGKSIIVLGEGRLINLAAAEGHPASVMDMSFANQALGCEYLVKNKGQLAAGIHPIPAAVDQEIARLKLQAMGIAIDTPTPEQVEYMNSWTSGT from the coding sequence ATGGTGTCTTCTCCCATAAGATCTGAAGCCCCTGTTCGTCACGATGTCAAAGACTTGAGCCTTGCCCCTTTAGGGCAGCAACGGATTGAATGGGCCAGTCGAGAGATGCCAGTACTGCGCCAGATTCGCGATCGCTTTGAGAAAGAAAAGCCCTTTGCCGGTATTCGCTTGGCCGCCTGCTGCCATGTGACCACAGAAACCGCTAATCTGGCGATCGCCCTCAAAGCCGGAGGAGCCGATGCAGTGCTCATTGCCAGTAATCCCCTCTCCACCCAAGACGATGTGGCCGCTAGCTTGGTAGTGAACTACGGCATCCCGGTCTTTGCCCAAAAAGGGGAAGACACCGCCACCTACAGGCGCCACGTCAACATTGCCCTGGATCACCGCCCCCAGATCATCATTGATGACGGCTGTGATGTGGTTGCCACCCTCGTCAAGGAGCGCCAGCACCAACTCAGCGACATTATTGGCACCACCGAAGAAACCACCACGGGTATTGTCCGCCTCAAGGCCATGTTCCGCGATGGCGTCCTGACTTTCCCTGCCATTAACGTCAACGATGCTGACACCAAACACTTCTTTGATAACCGCTACGGCACGGGTCAATCCACCCTCGATGGCATTATCCGCGCCACCAACATTCTCCTTGCCGGCAAAACTATTGTTGTCGCCGGCTACGGCTGGTGCGGCAAAGGAACTGCTCTGCGGGCACGGGGCATGGGGGCCAATGTGATTGTCACCGAAATCGATCCCGTGCGCGCCATTGAAGCAGTGATGGATGGCTTCCGCGTCATGCCCATGCTCGAAGCTGCACCCCTGGGGGATATTTTCATCACCGTGACGGGGAATAAACATGTGATTCGGGCAGAGCACTTTGCCGTCATGAAAGATGGAGCAATGGTTGCTAATTCCGGTCACTTTGACATCGAAATTGACCTCGCCACCCTGAAAACCCTTGCCAAGGAAGTCCGCCTTGTGCGCAACTTCACCGAGGAATACATTCTCCCTAGTGGCAAATCCATCATTGTTTTGGGTGAAGGCCGCCTGATTAACCTTGCGGCAGCGGAAGGCCACCCCGCCAGTGTCATGGATATGAGCTTTGCCAACCAAGCCCTGGGCTGTGAATATCTCGTTAAAAATAAAGGCCAGTTGGCTGCCGGTATTCACCCCATTCCCGCTGCAGTGGATCAGGAAATTGCCCGTTTAAAACTCCAAGCTATGGGCATTGCCATTGACACCCCCACCCCTGAACAGGTGGAGTACATGAACTCTTGGACCTCCGGCACATAG
- the bchB gene encoding ferredoxin:protochlorophyllide reductase (ATP-dependent) subunit B, which translates to MKLAYWMYAGPAHIGTLRIASSFKNVHSIMHAPLGDDYFNVMRSMLERERDFTPVTASIVDRQVLARGSQEKVVENITRKDTEEHPDLIVLTPTCTSSILQEDLQNFVQRASLSTTADVLLADVNHYRVNELQAADRTLEQIVQFYIDKARRQGTLGTSKTPTPSVNIIGITTLGFHNQHDCRELKQLMADLGIQVNLVIPAGASVYDLARLPQAWFNLVPYREIGGLTAQYLEREFGQPSVRITPMGVVETARCIRAIQGVLNAQGANVNYEAFIEQQTREVSQAAWFSRSIDCQNLTGKKAVVFGDNTHAAAMTKILTREMGIHVVWAGTYCTYDAEWFRAEVAGLCDEVLITDDHTVVGDAIARVEPAAIFGTQMERHVGKRLNIPCGVIAAPIHIQDFPVGYRPFLGYEGTNQLVDLIYNSFTLGMEDHLLEIFGGHDTKEVIHKGLSADSDLTWTADGLAELNKIPGFVRGKVKRNTEKFARERGISEITVEVLYAAKEAVGA; encoded by the coding sequence ATGAAACTTGCCTACTGGATGTATGCAGGACCTGCCCACATTGGTACGCTGCGCATTGCCAGTTCCTTCAAAAATGTTCATAGCATTATGCACGCGCCCCTTGGGGATGACTACTTTAATGTCATGCGATCCATGCTCGAGCGAGAGCGTGACTTTACGCCTGTCACCGCCAGTATTGTGGACCGCCAGGTCTTAGCCCGCGGCTCCCAAGAAAAGGTTGTTGAGAATATTACCCGCAAAGACACCGAAGAGCACCCTGATTTAATTGTGCTCACCCCCACCTGTACCTCCAGTATTCTCCAAGAAGACTTGCAAAACTTTGTCCAGCGGGCCAGCCTCAGCACGACTGCCGATGTTCTCTTAGCGGATGTCAATCACTATCGCGTCAATGAATTGCAGGCCGCCGATCGCACCCTTGAGCAAATTGTGCAATTTTACATTGACAAAGCCCGCCGCCAAGGCACCTTAGGGACCAGCAAAACCCCCACCCCTAGCGTCAACATCATCGGCATCACCACCCTCGGCTTCCACAACCAGCACGATTGCCGCGAACTAAAGCAACTGATGGCCGACCTTGGCATCCAGGTGAATCTGGTGATTCCCGCCGGTGCCAGCGTCTATGACCTTGCCCGACTCCCCCAAGCATGGTTTAACCTGGTCCCCTATCGGGAAATTGGCGGTCTCACCGCCCAATATCTGGAAAGGGAATTTGGCCAGCCCAGCGTCCGCATTACGCCAATGGGTGTGGTAGAAACCGCCCGTTGTATCCGTGCCATTCAAGGGGTGCTCAATGCTCAGGGGGCAAATGTGAACTACGAAGCCTTTATCGAGCAGCAAACACGGGAGGTTTCCCAAGCTGCTTGGTTCTCCCGCTCCATTGATTGCCAAAACCTCACCGGTAAAAAGGCGGTTGTCTTTGGGGACAATACCCATGCAGCAGCAATGACGAAAATTCTTACTCGGGAGATGGGGATCCACGTTGTTTGGGCAGGGACGTACTGTACATACGATGCCGAGTGGTTCCGGGCCGAAGTGGCCGGCCTTTGTGACGAGGTACTGATTACCGATGACCACACGGTGGTGGGGGATGCGATCGCCCGCGTTGAACCGGCTGCCATCTTTGGCACACAAATGGAACGCCATGTCGGCAAACGCCTCAACATTCCCTGTGGTGTGATTGCTGCCCCCATCCACATCCAAGACTTTCCTGTGGGCTATCGGCCCTTCTTGGGCTACGAGGGCACCAATCAACTAGTAGACTTAATCTACAACTCCTTCACCTTGGGGATGGAAGACCACCTGCTGGAGATTTTTGGTGGCCATGATACCAAGGAAGTGATTCACAAGGGACTCTCCGCCGACTCGGATTTAACCTGGACAGCGGATGGGCTAGCGGAATTGAATAAGATTCCCGGCTTTGTGCGCGGCAAGGTAAAGCGCAACACTGAAAAATTTGCTCGCGAACGGGGAATTAGCGAGATTACTGTGGAAGTCCTCTATGCTGCCAAAGAAGCCGTGGGGGCCTAA
- a CDS encoding citrate synthase has product MVACEFSPGLDGIPVAQSAISYVDGQAGILEYRGVPIQELAEKSTFLETAFLLIWGYWPTKEELAAFEHDITYHRRVKYRIRDMMKCFPDSGHPMDALQASAGALGLFYSRRALDDPEYIRAAVIRLLAKIPTMVAAFQLIRKGNDPVMPCDELDYAANFLYMLNERHPDPFAARVFDICLILHAEHTMNASTFSARVTASTLTDPYAVVASAVGTLAGPLHGGANEEVINMLEEIGSVENVRPYVEKCIQNKIKIAGFGHRVYKVKDPRATILQKLAEQLFDKFGGDRYYDIALKLEEVVGEYLSYKGIYPNVDFYSGLVYRRLGIPSDLFTPVFAIARVAGWLAHWKEQLEANRIYRPTQIYTGAHNQPYVPMEERNHRP; this is encoded by the coding sequence ATGGTTGCTTGCGAATTTAGCCCCGGTCTTGACGGTATTCCCGTTGCCCAGTCGGCCATTAGCTATGTGGATGGCCAAGCAGGCATTCTTGAGTATCGCGGTGTCCCGATTCAGGAACTGGCGGAAAAAAGCACATTTTTGGAAACAGCCTTCCTGTTGATTTGGGGCTACTGGCCGACCAAGGAGGAATTGGCGGCCTTTGAGCACGACATTACCTACCATCGCCGCGTCAAATATCGCATTCGCGACATGATGAAGTGCTTTCCCGACAGTGGCCACCCTATGGATGCGCTGCAGGCCTCGGCGGGAGCTTTGGGATTGTTCTATTCACGGCGGGCCCTCGACGATCCAGAGTACATTCGGGCAGCAGTGATCCGCCTCTTGGCAAAAATTCCAACGATGGTGGCGGCCTTTCAACTGATCCGCAAGGGAAATGACCCAGTCATGCCCTGTGATGAGCTGGACTATGCGGCCAATTTTCTCTATATGCTCAATGAGCGGCATCCGGATCCCTTTGCAGCGCGGGTCTTTGATATTTGCTTGATTCTCCACGCGGAGCACACGATGAATGCCTCTACCTTCTCGGCGCGGGTGACGGCCTCGACGTTGACAGACCCTTACGCCGTGGTTGCTTCAGCGGTGGGTACGCTGGCAGGGCCACTCCACGGGGGCGCCAATGAAGAGGTGATCAATATGCTCGAAGAAATCGGCAGTGTCGAGAATGTCCGTCCCTATGTGGAAAAGTGTATCCAAAATAAGATCAAGATTGCTGGGTTTGGCCACCGTGTGTATAAGGTCAAAGATCCCCGCGCCACGATTTTGCAGAAGTTGGCGGAGCAGCTGTTTGATAAGTTCGGTGGCGATCGCTACTACGACATTGCCCTGAAATTGGAGGAAGTGGTAGGCGAATACTTGAGCTATAAAGGAATTTATCCCAATGTGGATTTTTACTCTGGTCTGGTCTATCGGCGGCTGGGAATCCCCAGTGATCTCTTTACGCCAGTGTTTGCGATTGCCCGCGTCGCCGGTTGGCTTGCCCACTGGAAAGAACAACTGGAGGCCAATCGCATTTATCGTCCCACTCAAATCTATACCGGTGCCCATAATCAGCCCTATGTACCCATGGAGGAGCGCAATCATCGCCCCTAA